One Miscanthus floridulus cultivar M001 chromosome 11, ASM1932011v1, whole genome shotgun sequence DNA window includes the following coding sequences:
- the LOC136492315 gene encoding uncharacterized protein, whose amino-acid sequence MTTEEGGAEAAACGPAVLRQGGMRRRRRVGGGRAEVARGPGWGRAGAGGRGGGARGRGHAGGRGASGGGSGGSGEPPGGVGAGAGRQQGRAWCGARVGVVAG is encoded by the coding sequence atgaccacggaggagggaGGCGCGGAGGCCGCGGCGTGCGGGCCGGCGGTGCTCCGGCAGGGGgggatgcggcggcggcggcgggtcggGGGAGGCAGGGCCGAGGTCGCGCGGGGGCCGGGGTgggggcgcgcgggggcgggaggCAGGGGCGGGGGTGCACGGGGCCGGGGGCATGCCGGCGGCAGGGGGGCCAGCGGCGGCGGGTCGGGTGGCAGCGGCGAGCCTCCTGGCGGCGTGGGTGCAGGCGCGGGGAGGCAGCAGGGGCGCGCGTGGTGTGGGGCGCGGGTGGGGGTGGTGGCTGGTTAG